A DNA window from Flavisolibacter ginsenosidimutans contains the following coding sequences:
- a CDS encoding sterol desaturase family protein codes for MPPAILYYAIPGFLLLLSLEAWFSYKKNKGLYETKDTWSSLGLGIGNVVVGFVTKAMIFGLFLFLYRYWLFNLDAGTWWFWGLLFFADDFSYYWFHRTAHNVNWFWASHVVHHSSQHYNLAAALRQTWTGNLTGSFLFWAWMPLVGFHPVWILFMQQVSLIYQFWIHTEAVKRLPKFAEYILNTPSHHRVHHGSDLKYLDKNHGGVLIIWDRFFGTFQPEEERPCYGLTKNISSFNPVVIALTTWAELFQKAKSAGSLKQKLHYFIKPPGWSHDGSSKTTRELRS; via the coding sequence ATGCCGCCTGCTATATTATATTACGCCATTCCTGGTTTTCTTCTGCTTCTTTCGCTAGAGGCCTGGTTTTCGTATAAAAAGAACAAAGGCCTTTACGAAACAAAAGATACCTGGAGCAGTTTGGGATTGGGCATTGGAAATGTAGTAGTGGGCTTTGTTACCAAGGCCATGATTTTTGGCCTCTTTCTCTTTCTTTATCGCTACTGGCTTTTCAATTTGGATGCGGGAACATGGTGGTTCTGGGGGCTGCTGTTTTTTGCCGATGACTTTTCTTATTACTGGTTTCACCGCACGGCGCATAATGTAAACTGGTTTTGGGCATCACACGTGGTGCATCATTCTTCGCAACATTACAATTTGGCCGCGGCACTGCGACAAACATGGACAGGCAACCTGACCGGCTCATTTTTGTTTTGGGCCTGGATGCCCTTGGTTGGTTTTCATCCAGTTTGGATTTTGTTCATGCAACAAGTCAGTTTGATTTATCAATTCTGGATTCACACCGAAGCGGTAAAACGTCTTCCAAAATTTGCCGAGTACATTTTGAATACGCCGTCACATCACAGGGTGCACCACGGCAGCGATTTAAAATACCTTGACAAAAACCACGGCGGCGTTCTAATTATTTGGGACCGGTTCTTTGGCACCTTTCAACCCGAAGAAGAACGGCCGTGTTACGGATTGACGAAAAATATTTCTTCCTTTAACCCGGTGGTTATTGCTCTCACAACCTGGGCTGAACTCTTCCAAAAAGCAAAAAGCGCAGGATCGTTAAAACAAAAGCTTCATTATTTTATAAAACCGCCCGGCTGGAGTCACGACGGCAGTTCAAAAACCACCAGGGAACTTCGCTCGTAA
- a CDS encoding gliding motility-associated C-terminal domain-containing protein: MALYISSDISTTGTVFLNGNSIPFSVTANQATVVQIFPTTYPVINSQNEGIKTGAGIHIVSNDPVVVYAHILNAARSGSSLILPTKTLGREYTAISFKSSGNSSAGGTNGSPSGSQFTIVGVENNTTVEITPSVTDVSGTRPAGVAYSVSLNQGDVYQFRTTYDKDVTGTQIRSLATSTTSCKPLAVFSGSSWTSMDCSNASGGDNLFQQLMPLNSWGKNYITAPFAGRQYDIFRIIVKDPATRITLNGSVLNANTLVNNTYYQFSSSTANVISTDKPVMVVQYMISQTCDTRNGGNGGNATYPGDPEMVILNPIEQTINDVTVVSARRDLTPPNTNITEHFFTIICKTNSLPSLKVDGNAPTGTPVSIGSTGYSYIQENVTNSTSVNPSHRIKADSGFIALAYGLGSVESYGYNAGTNVKDLYQFVTIQNQYGTVNFPSTCRNTPFFFSMTFPYQPTSVQWVFGAALNGIGITDVSINSPQYDSTWIVNGKQLYRYKLPTSYVISIVGTYPIKVIAQNPTADGCSGEQEINYDVQVFERPAADFTFATSGCVSDSVRFTDHANTFTRPSILWFWNFGDGQSSQLQNPAHLFSSANPYDVKFSVVTDIGCISDTITKQVVLTQPPVAKFGVVSPYCVGKTITVNDSSTSVSANIVKWTWNFGDGSAAVTTTTNASQTHTYANSGSYTITLLVETASGCKSSLFSRPIFVSPNPVGNFTFGRECLPSGSVQFTDASTISDGTQNAFSYSWKFGDGGTSPLKNPSHNYISVGPFTATLLVTSGVGCKDSVTKTIDSIYAQPQAKFASPVEVCFGTAVNFTDQSTAQNSSVVSWAWDFGDGAPVSTQQNPSHTYAIAGSYTVKLTVTSALGCLSTLVSQQVIVNPLPLADFTASPPSCVTRSLSFTDKSAANAGTLTKWTWNFGDGSAPVVATTNASQVHTYGATGTYDVTLQVETSKGCVSLVKSKAVIISPLPAPGFIMPGNCINDPVSQFFDTSSIADGSQAQFTYSWNFGDANATVTNPNTSGLKNPLHKFTATGNYNVQLTVTSNNGCTDSVTQIFTINGAVPVSTFTVQGGLQHCSNDSVFITDNSSVFPGKLVKLEIYWDYAGDPTNKTTVSNPMPGAVYRIKYPEFFSPTTKNYVIQVVSYSGINCLNSSQQTVMLMATPDINFPAIRSVCADAPSFQIPADAVNMTGGSSVFSGKGVTSSGQFSPALAGTGNDTVRYAYTGTNGCGNFKEQSFAVYPVPTVNAGPDRFVLEGGTATLAATASGNRLTYLWAPSTYLNNPSIVQPVTTPGDDITYTLTVSSTDGCTASDQVFVKVLKTPTIPNVFTPNGDGINDKWEIQYLESYPGATIDVFNRYGSLVYHSIGYNKPWDGTYNGKPMPAGTYYYIINPKNGRKQISGFVDIVR, translated from the coding sequence ATGGCGCTTTACATTTCATCTGACATTAGCACAACGGGAACGGTTTTCCTAAACGGAAATTCGATTCCGTTTTCGGTAACCGCTAACCAAGCCACAGTTGTTCAGATATTTCCGACTACCTACCCAGTTATCAATTCGCAGAACGAAGGCATTAAAACTGGCGCGGGAATCCATATCGTTTCGAACGACCCTGTTGTCGTATACGCTCATATTCTAAATGCGGCCCGTTCCGGATCAAGTTTGATCCTGCCTACAAAAACTTTGGGGAGAGAATACACGGCCATTTCATTCAAGAGTTCGGGTAATTCATCCGCGGGAGGAACAAACGGCTCACCTTCCGGGAGCCAGTTTACGATTGTGGGTGTAGAAAATAATACGACCGTTGAAATAACACCATCTGTTACAGATGTGTCGGGCACAAGGCCCGCAGGGGTGGCCTATTCGGTTTCCCTAAATCAAGGGGACGTTTACCAGTTTCGGACTACTTACGATAAAGACGTAACCGGCACGCAAATCCGGTCTTTGGCTACCAGTACTACTTCTTGTAAGCCACTTGCAGTCTTTTCGGGAAGTTCCTGGACTTCTATGGATTGTTCAAACGCTTCTGGCGGCGATAACTTATTTCAGCAATTAATGCCCTTGAATTCCTGGGGAAAGAATTACATCACGGCACCTTTTGCGGGCAGGCAGTATGATATTTTCCGCATTATTGTAAAAGATCCGGCAACTCGGATAACGCTGAACGGTTCGGTTTTAAATGCAAATACCTTAGTTAACAACACCTATTATCAGTTCAGCAGTTCGACGGCTAATGTTATTTCAACGGACAAACCGGTTATGGTTGTTCAATACATGATTTCTCAGACATGCGACACAAGAAACGGCGGAAACGGCGGCAATGCAACCTATCCCGGTGACCCGGAGATGGTTATCTTAAACCCGATTGAACAGACGATCAATGACGTAACCGTAGTATCCGCACGGAGGGATTTGACGCCACCTAATACCAATATAACGGAGCATTTCTTTACGATTATTTGTAAAACGAATTCTCTCCCGAGCCTAAAGGTTGACGGGAATGCGCCTACCGGAACCCCGGTTTCGATTGGGTCAACCGGGTATTCATACATACAGGAGAATGTAACAAATTCAACATCAGTCAACCCTTCTCACCGAATAAAAGCTGACAGTGGTTTTATTGCCCTTGCCTATGGTTTGGGTTCGGTTGAATCGTATGGCTACAATGCCGGCACGAACGTAAAAGATCTTTACCAGTTTGTAACAATTCAGAACCAATACGGCACGGTTAATTTTCCCTCCACTTGCCGCAACACGCCTTTCTTTTTTTCAATGACCTTCCCTTATCAGCCCACGTCGGTTCAATGGGTTTTTGGAGCGGCCCTTAACGGCATAGGCATTACCGACGTCAGTATAAATTCTCCTCAATACGATTCAACCTGGATTGTTAACGGTAAACAGCTTTACCGTTATAAACTGCCCACTTCTTATGTAATTAGCATAGTCGGTACCTATCCTATAAAAGTTATTGCGCAGAACCCGACCGCTGACGGATGCAGCGGCGAACAAGAGATTAATTACGACGTTCAGGTATTTGAAAGGCCTGCCGCAGATTTCACGTTCGCAACTTCTGGTTGTGTTTCCGACTCCGTTCGTTTTACAGACCATGCGAACACGTTTACCAGGCCATCTATTTTATGGTTTTGGAACTTTGGCGACGGGCAGTCATCACAATTACAAAATCCGGCACATTTGTTTTCTTCGGCAAATCCTTATGACGTTAAGTTTTCAGTAGTCACGGACATTGGCTGTATTTCCGACACGATTACCAAACAGGTTGTTCTCACACAACCGCCGGTTGCAAAATTTGGCGTCGTTTCTCCGTATTGTGTTGGCAAAACAATTACGGTGAATGATTCATCAACCTCGGTGAGTGCAAACATTGTAAAATGGACATGGAATTTCGGTGATGGATCGGCAGCTGTTACAACAACAACCAATGCGTCGCAAACCCATACTTATGCAAACAGCGGTTCTTACACCATTACTTTATTGGTAGAAACGGCAAGCGGCTGCAAAAGCTCTTTGTTCTCCAGGCCGATTTTCGTATCACCCAACCCGGTTGGCAATTTTACGTTTGGAAGAGAATGTTTGCCCAGCGGTTCGGTTCAGTTTACGGATGCTTCAACAATAAGTGACGGGACACAAAATGCATTCAGTTACAGTTGGAAATTTGGCGACGGTGGGACATCGCCCCTCAAAAACCCAAGCCACAACTATATATCTGTCGGGCCCTTCACTGCAACACTACTGGTCACTTCGGGGGTGGGTTGTAAGGACAGCGTTACCAAAACAATTGATTCAATTTATGCGCAACCACAAGCAAAGTTTGCTTCTCCGGTGGAAGTTTGTTTCGGTACCGCTGTGAATTTTACCGACCAGAGCACTGCGCAAAACAGCAGCGTTGTTTCCTGGGCCTGGGATTTTGGCGACGGCGCTCCGGTGTCCACCCAACAAAACCCTTCGCATACTTATGCAATTGCCGGAAGCTATACAGTTAAATTAACCGTAACGTCTGCTTTGGGCTGTCTATCAACCCTCGTGTCTCAACAGGTTATTGTGAACCCGTTACCGCTTGCAGATTTCACTGCGTCGCCGCCGTCTTGTGTCACCCGCAGTCTGTCGTTTACCGATAAATCTGCGGCCAATGCCGGAACCCTAACTAAATGGACTTGGAATTTTGGCGACGGTTCTGCACCGGTGGTGGCTACAACCAATGCTAGCCAAGTGCATACATATGGGGCAACCGGTACTTACGATGTCACACTTCAGGTAGAAACAAGCAAGGGTTGCGTGAGTCTCGTCAAGTCGAAAGCCGTTATCATTAGTCCTTTGCCTGCGCCTGGGTTTATTATGCCTGGTAACTGTATTAATGATCCTGTTTCGCAATTTTTTGATACCAGTTCAATTGCCGACGGCAGCCAAGCCCAGTTTACCTATTCTTGGAACTTCGGTGATGCAAACGCAACGGTTACAAATCCTAATACCTCAGGTCTAAAAAATCCCTTGCACAAATTCACCGCTACCGGTAATTACAACGTTCAGTTAACCGTTACATCCAACAACGGATGTACCGATTCTGTCACACAAATCTTTACCATCAACGGTGCAGTGCCGGTATCAACGTTTACGGTTCAAGGCGGTTTGCAACATTGCAGCAACGATTCTGTTTTCATTACGGATAATTCTTCCGTGTTTCCAGGCAAGTTGGTGAAGCTTGAAATTTATTGGGATTATGCCGGCGACCCGACAAACAAAACAACGGTTAGCAATCCAATGCCGGGAGCTGTTTACCGCATCAAGTATCCTGAATTCTTTTCGCCGACCACGAAAAATTATGTCATTCAAGTTGTGTCTTACTCCGGAATTAATTGTCTTAATTCGTCGCAACAAACGGTTATGCTGATGGCGACGCCGGATATAAATTTCCCGGCCATTCGTTCCGTCTGTGCCGATGCGCCTTCTTTTCAAATACCGGCAGACGCTGTGAACATGACGGGCGGAAGCAGTGTATTTTCAGGGAAGGGGGTTACAAGTTCAGGCCAGTTTAGTCCGGCGTTGGCAGGTACGGGCAACGATACCGTACGGTATGCTTATACAGGAACAAACGGTTGCGGTAATTTTAAAGAACAAAGTTTTGCGGTTTATCCTGTTCCGACAGTAAATGCCGGACCTGACCGGTTTGTATTGGAAGGCGGAACAGCAACTCTGGCGGCTACGGCAAGTGGCAACAGGCTGACTTATTTATGGGCGCCGTCAACTTATTTAAACAATCCTTCGATAGTTCAGCCGGTTACTACACCCGGTGATGATATTACATACACGTTAACGGTTTCGTCAACGGATGGTTGCACTGCTTCAGATCAGGTGTTTGTGAAAGTGTTGAAAACGCCAACCATCCCGAATGTGTTTACGCCAAACGGCGATGGCATTAACGACAAATGGGAAATTCAATATCTTGAATCTTATCCCGGAGCAACGATAGACGTGTTTAACCGCTACGGAAGTTTGGTCTATCACTCCATTGGTTATAACAAGCCCTGGGACGGAACGTACAACGGCAAACCAATGCCCGCCGGAACGTATTACTACATTATTAATCCAAAGAACGGACGGAAACAAATTTCCGGCTTCGTGGACATTGTGCGCTAA
- a CDS encoding PorP/SprF family type IX secretion system membrane protein, with amino-acid sequence MKKIVFAAIGFLCLSATQAQQRPHYTQYILNNYILNPALSGIENYTDLKLSARDQWIGFEGKPQTFYLSVHAPIGKKDYKTSATSYNVPGENPRGTNYWQNYTASEAHHGIGFSMVNDITGNYNVFTADVSYAYHLGLSPTVNLAAGFSGGISKVNYNRAKSTPAVYGDPGIGSNGNILYKTRPDLNAGLWLYSGDYFIGLSAQQIIPQKVAFVNDSLGLKLLPHLFGTAGYRFLLNDDVNMIPSVMVKGTSGAPTQVDFNIKFQYLDLLWLGGGYRFGNGYSGMLGVNVGNTFNVGYAYDYTTTAIGTASRGTHEIVIGFLLGNRYDDSCPRNVW; translated from the coding sequence ATGAAAAAGATAGTTTTTGCTGCGATCGGTTTTCTTTGTTTGTCTGCAACGCAGGCGCAGCAACGTCCGCATTATACGCAGTACATTTTGAACAATTATATTTTAAACCCGGCATTGAGCGGCATCGAAAACTATACGGACCTGAAGCTAAGCGCAAGAGATCAATGGATAGGATTTGAAGGCAAGCCGCAAACTTTTTATCTATCGGTTCACGCACCGATAGGGAAGAAGGATTATAAAACTTCGGCAACTTCATACAATGTACCCGGTGAAAACCCACGCGGTACAAATTACTGGCAAAACTATACGGCTTCTGAGGCGCATCACGGCATTGGCTTTTCTATGGTCAACGACATCACCGGCAATTACAATGTTTTCACCGCCGATGTTTCTTACGCTTATCATTTGGGGCTATCGCCAACAGTAAATTTAGCCGCAGGTTTTTCGGGAGGTATTTCCAAAGTGAATTACAACCGTGCAAAGTCAACACCCGCAGTTTATGGTGACCCCGGCATCGGCAGCAACGGAAATATTCTTTACAAAACCCGGCCCGATTTGAACGCAGGCCTTTGGCTTTACTCCGGCGATTATTTTATTGGCCTGAGCGCACAGCAAATCATTCCGCAGAAAGTTGCTTTCGTAAACGACTCTTTGGGTTTAAAACTTTTACCGCACCTTTTCGGGACGGCGGGTTATCGTTTTCTTTTGAACGATGATGTGAACATGATTCCATCGGTGATGGTGAAAGGAACTTCCGGCGCCCCAACGCAGGTTGATTTCAATATCAAATTCCAGTATCTTGATTTGCTTTGGTTAGGCGGTGGCTACCGGTTTGGGAATGGTTACTCGGGTATGTTGGGCGTAAACGTTGGTAACACGTTCAACGTTGGTTACGCATACGATTACACGACGACGGCAATCGGTACCGCAAGTCGCGGCACGCATGAAATTGTAATCGGCTTTTTGCTTGGTAATCGTTACGATGATTCTTGTCCGCGGAATGTTTGGTAA
- a CDS encoding NUDIX hydrolase, whose protein sequence is MVRIYVHNKPLFLIDKVTDEVEDYLHRPDTVFIDELNSPAISTILKEMEKDSVYASVFQYQNAEALLDAFKSHLTLVKAAGGVVYTPDKELLLIFRKGKWDLPKGKLDDGEKLEDCAAREIREETGVEVVRIVLPLQVSYHTYHEKDKHILKESHWFLMETDKKSNLTPQLEEDIERCEWVPLSTLEKYKSNMHASIVEVLSEGERLFKQKQR, encoded by the coding sequence ATGGTCCGGATTTACGTCCACAATAAGCCGCTCTTCTTGATTGATAAAGTAACAGACGAAGTAGAAGATTATTTGCACCGCCCTGATACAGTCTTTATTGACGAATTAAACAGCCCGGCAATCAGCACAATACTGAAAGAAATGGAGAAAGACAGCGTTTATGCCAGCGTCTTTCAGTATCAGAATGCAGAGGCATTGCTCGACGCTTTTAAATCGCACCTAACACTGGTTAAAGCAGCGGGGGGAGTAGTTTATACTCCGGACAAAGAGCTCCTGCTCATCTTTCGGAAAGGCAAATGGGACCTTCCGAAAGGCAAATTAGATGATGGCGAAAAACTTGAAGACTGCGCAGCGAGAGAGATCCGGGAGGAAACTGGTGTTGAAGTAGTCAGAATCGTATTGCCATTACAGGTAAGCTACCACACTTATCACGAAAAAGATAAACACATCCTTAAAGAATCGCACTGGTTTTTAATGGAAACGGATAAGAAATCCAATTTGACTCCTCAGCTTGAGGAAGACATTGAAAGATGCGAATGGGTTCCTTTGTCAACGTTGGAAAAGTACAAAAGCAATATGCATGCTTCTATCGTTGAGGTACTAAGCGAGGGCGAAAGATTGTTTAAACAGAAACAACGTTAA
- a CDS encoding heavy-metal-associated domain-containing protein: MKKTFFAFLILFTSFTGFAQTKPVQTAKISVPSVQCEMCKTRIEEYLKRIDGVTFVNVAVKKKEVTVKYLTDRTNEEMIKTSIANAGYDAAEIKANPDSYKMLPKCCKKPEDGGGMPKH, encoded by the coding sequence ATGAAGAAAACATTTTTCGCATTCCTTATTCTCTTTACTTCATTCACTGGCTTTGCACAAACTAAGCCCGTTCAAACCGCTAAAATCAGTGTGCCCTCGGTTCAGTGTGAAATGTGCAAAACAAGAATTGAGGAATACCTGAAGCGCATAGACGGTGTCACATTTGTAAATGTAGCCGTAAAGAAAAAAGAAGTAACGGTAAAATACCTGACCGACCGCACGAACGAGGAAATGATAAAAACCTCTATTGCCAACGCAGGTTACGATGCGGCAGAAATAAAAGCCAATCCGGACTCTTATAAAATGCTTCCAAAATGTTGTAAAAAACCTGAAGACGGAGGAGGGATGCCTAAGCATTAA
- the pyrE gene encoding orotate phosphoribosyltransferase has protein sequence MTDATVTAEKLLQAEAVKLSPSTPFTWASGWKSPIYCDNRKLLSLPFIRDYIKSELANIVFEKFPGADLIAGVATAGIAWGTMVADQLKLPLVYVRPKPKEHGLGNQIEGAFTAGQKVVIIEDLISTGKSSLQVVDVLRKAETEVIGLVSIFSYQFAAAQDAFQMASLPVYSLTNYSSLLELALKKGIIKKAEEGVLLNWRTDPANWSGLI, from the coding sequence ATGACTGACGCAACCGTTACCGCAGAAAAATTATTGCAAGCCGAAGCCGTTAAACTTAGTCCTTCCACACCGTTCACCTGGGCAAGCGGATGGAAAAGTCCCATTTATTGCGACAACCGGAAACTGCTTTCGCTGCCTTTTATAAGAGATTATATCAAAAGTGAACTGGCCAATATTGTCTTTGAAAAGTTTCCGGGGGCTGATTTGATTGCGGGAGTAGCCACAGCCGGGATTGCCTGGGGGACGATGGTTGCCGACCAATTAAAACTTCCTTTGGTATATGTTCGGCCAAAGCCTAAAGAGCACGGTTTGGGCAATCAGATAGAGGGAGCCTTTACAGCCGGACAAAAAGTTGTGATAATCGAAGACTTGATTTCAACGGGAAAAAGCAGTCTTCAAGTAGTGGATGTATTGCGCAAAGCCGAAACTGAAGTCATTGGATTGGTATCCATCTTTAGTTATCAATTTGCAGCTGCACAAGATGCTTTTCAAATGGCCAGCTTGCCGGTGTATTCCCTTACGAATTACTCATCTTTACTTGAACTGGCTCTGAAAAAAGGAATTATAAAAAAAGCTGAAGAAGGAGTTTTGTTAAATTGGCGGACCGATCCGGCCAACTGGAGTGGACTTATTTAA
- the coaD gene encoding pantetheine-phosphate adenylyltransferase, with product MRIGLFPGTFDPVTFGHLDIIERALPLFDKLYIGIGINSNKQPMFAAETRIQWLNELFKNEEKVEALIYEGLTVDCCRKIDANYIIRGIRYVNDFEYEKAIADMNRSLDENIETVFLTCLPKYTSVASTLVRDVIKNGGDVSQFVPDSVLRTIRQRTNRNGIFA from the coding sequence ATGCGTATTGGACTTTTCCCCGGCACATTTGATCCTGTAACCTTTGGCCATTTGGACATTATTGAAAGGGCTTTACCACTTTTTGACAAACTCTATATTGGTATCGGCATTAATTCAAACAAACAGCCAATGTTCGCTGCCGAAACGCGGATTCAATGGTTGAACGAGTTGTTTAAAAATGAAGAAAAAGTAGAGGCACTTATTTACGAAGGCTTGACGGTTGATTGCTGCCGCAAGATTGATGCGAATTACATCATTCGCGGCATTCGTTATGTGAATGACTTTGAGTATGAAAAGGCCATTGCCGATATGAACCGGAGCCTTGATGAGAACATTGAAACGGTTTTCCTTACTTGTTTACCAAAGTATACATCCGTGGCTTCAACGCTGGTAAGAGATGTTATTAAAAACGGGGGCGATGTTTCACAATTTGTGCCCGACTCGGTTTTGCGAACCATACGCCAGCGTACCAATCGAAACGGTATTTTCGCTTAA
- a CDS encoding BlaI/MecI/CopY family transcriptional regulator has protein sequence MAPKYIKPTESELEILQILWQNGTATVRDVHEELAKTKDAGYTTTLKLMQIMHDKGLVKRDESMRTHIYQPAVNKERTQKHLLDKMIDSLFGGSSTQLVLQALGSGEQKVSAEELAQIQTLLDNLKKQ, from the coding sequence ATGGCGCCCAAATACATCAAACCAACTGAAAGCGAACTGGAAATTCTTCAAATACTTTGGCAAAACGGCACCGCCACCGTTCGCGACGTGCACGAGGAACTGGCCAAGACAAAAGATGCCGGCTATACCACCACGCTCAAGCTTATGCAAATCATGCACGACAAGGGCTTGGTGAAGCGTGACGAAAGCATGCGCACACACATTTACCAACCCGCGGTAAACAAGGAAAGAACACAAAAACATTTACTGGATAAAATGATTGATTCGCTCTTTGGCGGATCGTCTACGCAACTGGTGTTGCAGGCATTGGGGAGCGGCGAACAAAAAGTTTCCGCAGAGGAGTTGGCGCAAATACAAACCCTACTCGATAACCTCAAGAAACAATAA
- a CDS encoding M56 family metallopeptidase: MQSHFLQTLGWATLNSFWQMAILWCAFLGVNHFFKLSANIRYKAAVTAMLLGFGWFVGSAVLYYQNHSSTYAFFENTIPHSNNILNVCLFSASVTYLLLLVFPAFRLFKNWQFVQSIKKEGLEKADLRYRLFVQKIAAHLGIVKKVKLVVSSLVSSPVTVGYLKPMILLPVAAMNQLSTAQVEAVLLHELSHIRRYDYLVNFIVSIIHTLLYFNPFAKLFMNAIEADRETCCDELVLQFGYDKVGYASALLQLEKLSGRHKALALAAAGKQNLLTRIEKIVGMEKKKAFRFVQIIPLAAALICILLFNSVLIIKDAKTGTAISYAADSVFMPWQLQRAHGAKKILLPTQKQTTQQTNDLTASNQIKIDIVTGEPQQNVDENLSSDVQERKDFVHVNFDDVNGRLSKDEKERVKTTVETTKKVVGALQWKEIETSLADVMNRKEKAMARQEYYQELNKVNWQNIEQNMKANYDKLNWQVIQENVNKAMVQVQMDSLQTVYAQALTELQKAEKEIGAKAKIKCVPLPDCSVEQMNAAKETLRKNLDSLKAATRPKKVVQL, encoded by the coding sequence ATGCAGTCGCATTTTTTGCAAACTCTTGGATGGGCCACACTGAACAGCTTTTGGCAGATGGCCATTTTGTGGTGTGCGTTTCTTGGCGTAAACCACTTTTTTAAATTGTCGGCAAACATCCGTTATAAAGCAGCGGTAACTGCAATGCTGCTTGGTTTTGGATGGTTTGTTGGGTCGGCTGTTTTGTACTACCAAAACCATTCGTCAACCTATGCTTTTTTTGAAAATACCATTCCGCATTCCAACAATATTTTAAACGTTTGCCTTTTCTCTGCTTCAGTCACTTATTTATTGCTTTTGGTTTTTCCCGCTTTCCGGTTGTTTAAAAACTGGCAGTTTGTACAATCCATTAAAAAAGAAGGATTGGAGAAAGCAGACCTTCGCTATCGGCTTTTCGTTCAAAAAATTGCCGCTCATCTTGGCATTGTCAAGAAAGTAAAACTGGTTGTTTCCAGTCTTGTGTCATCGCCGGTAACGGTAGGTTATTTAAAGCCGATGATTTTGTTGCCCGTTGCGGCCATGAACCAACTTTCAACAGCGCAGGTAGAAGCGGTTTTGTTGCACGAACTTTCGCATATACGCCGCTACGATTACCTCGTGAATTTTATCGTTTCCATTATTCACACCTTACTTTATTTTAATCCCTTCGCCAAGCTTTTTATGAACGCCATTGAAGCCGACCGCGAAACCTGCTGCGACGAATTGGTGCTTCAATTTGGTTACGATAAAGTTGGTTATGCCTCTGCCCTTTTGCAATTGGAAAAACTCTCCGGACGGCACAAGGCACTCGCCTTAGCCGCTGCCGGTAAACAAAACCTGCTCACCCGCATCGAAAAAATCGTTGGTATGGAAAAGAAAAAAGCTTTCCGCTTTGTTCAAATCATTCCGCTGGCCGCGGCCTTGATTTGCATTTTGCTTTTCAATTCGGTTCTCATTATTAAAGACGCAAAGACCGGCACGGCTATTTCTTATGCGGCCGATTCCGTATTTATGCCCTGGCAACTTCAACGGGCGCACGGTGCTAAAAAAATATTACTCCCAACACAGAAACAAACAACGCAACAAACCAACGATTTGACAGCTTCCAACCAAATTAAAATTGATATTGTTACCGGCGAGCCTCAACAGAATGTGGACGAGAACCTTTCTTCCGATGTACAGGAAAGAAAGGACTTTGTTCACGTAAACTTTGATGACGTTAATGGCCGTTTATCAAAGGACGAAAAAGAAAGAGTAAAGACCACGGTTGAAACCACCAAAAAAGTGGTTGGCGCTTTGCAATGGAAAGAAATTGAAACCTCGTTGGCCGATGTGATGAACCGGAAAGAAAAAGCGATGGCCCGTCAGGAGTATTATCAGGAATTGAACAAAGTGAACTGGCAAAACATTGAACAAAACATGAAAGCCAATTACGACAAGTTGAACTGGCAAGTGATACAGGAAAATGTAAACAAGGCAATGGTGCAAGTGCAAATGGACAGTCTGCAAACCGTTTACGCACAAGCCTTGACGGAATTACAAAAAGCAGAAAAGGAAATAGGCGCGAAAGCAAAAATAAAATGTGTGCCTCTTCCGGATTGCTCGGTTGAACAAATGAACGCTGCGAAAGAAACACTCCGCAAAAATCTTGACTCTTTAAAAGCGGCTACTCGTCCGAAGAAAGTGGTGCAACTGTAA